One region of Flavobacterium sp. GSB-24 genomic DNA includes:
- a CDS encoding GNAT family N-acetyltransferase: protein MTEEIAEQIADLLNERNQLVTKYTFSSILDSSENYVYLEDSGKIIACAESKKVQWYQWEISHVLVAADYEGKGFGKKILSKAEAKANQGGAKILQCTIRTNNENSIRLFSRNGYTKVNRFFYPKSGNWVYVYQKCVSTN from the coding sequence ATGACAGAAGAAATTGCGGAACAAATCGCTGATTTACTGAATGAAAGAAATCAATTAGTCACTAAGTATACATTTAGTAGTATTTTAGATTCTAGCGAAAATTATGTTTATCTAGAAGATTCCGGAAAAATTATTGCGTGCGCAGAAAGTAAAAAAGTTCAGTGGTATCAATGGGAAATTTCGCATGTTTTAGTTGCTGCAGATTATGAAGGGAAAGGTTTTGGAAAAAAAATTCTTAGTAAAGCAGAAGCAAAAGCAAATCAGGGTGGCGCAAAAATTTTGCAATGTACAATTAGAACTAATAATGAAAACAGCATTCGACTTTTTTCGAGAAATGGATATACAAAAGTGAATAGATTTTTTTATCCCAAAAGTGGGAATTGGGTTTATGTTTATCAAAAATGTGTAAGCACAAATTAG
- a CDS encoding DUF3800 domain-containing protein, producing MNIYFDEAGNSGQNLLDKNQPVYIVVSHNFSLEESEKLLSPLKTVSDEIHFNKIKKYPKYQKPIQTILNDPLINYDRIKIAYYNKKFALCAHLVDQLVETSLHHSNLEYYENGLNIMFAHSLYLQTEFFALKSKYLELLELFQKMIRTKDTTSINDFYSKADEIFNAIVEEGEKNFFFPILKSKDYIEEILESINKFSIDLALPSIILLSDIWHKKENVVINIIHDESKQVEFWKKFISYLSNDVTQDKIDVGFDNRKIIYPLQINSIETVDSKHNIQIQLSDLIGSSFAYYAKNILLKYNETDTMANIIANTRLAKMNVHPLQPDLSSVYKEYKSNEDDVNPLDFLSLKALDNEQKFKDSYPK from the coding sequence ATGAATATTTATTTTGATGAAGCTGGTAATTCTGGTCAAAACTTATTGGATAAAAACCAGCCTGTATACATTGTTGTTTCACATAATTTCTCACTTGAAGAAAGTGAAAAATTATTATCTCCTTTAAAAACAGTTTCTGATGAAATTCACTTCAATAAAATCAAAAAATACCCTAAATATCAAAAACCAATTCAAACGATATTGAATGATCCTTTGATTAATTATGATAGGATTAAAATAGCATATTATAATAAAAAATTTGCTCTCTGTGCTCATTTGGTAGATCAATTAGTTGAAACAAGCTTACATCATAGTAATTTAGAATACTATGAAAATGGATTAAATATTATGTTTGCTCATTCTCTTTATTTACAAACGGAATTTTTTGCTTTAAAATCTAAATATTTAGAATTATTGGAACTGTTTCAAAAAATGATTAGAACAAAAGACACGACTTCAATTAACGACTTTTATTCCAAAGCAGATGAAATTTTTAATGCTATTGTTGAGGAAGGAGAAAAAAACTTTTTCTTTCCAATTCTAAAAAGTAAAGATTATATTGAAGAAATTTTAGAGTCTATTAATAAATTTTCAATTGATTTGGCATTACCTTCTATAATTCTACTTAGCGATATATGGCACAAGAAAGAAAATGTTGTTATAAATATAATTCACGACGAGTCAAAACAAGTCGAATTCTGGAAAAAGTTTATTTCTTATCTTTCAAATGATGTAACTCAAGATAAAATAGATGTTGGTTTTGATAATAGAAAAATAATATATCCATTACAAATCAACTCAATTGAGACTGTTGACTCGAAACACAATATACAAATTCAGTTGTCTGATTTAATTGGAAGTTCATTTGCATATTATGCTAAAAACATCTTACTAAAATATAATGAAACTGATACGATGGCAAATATTATAGCAAATACAAGATTAGCAAAAATGAATGTTCATCCTTTACAGCCCGATTTAAGTTCAGTATATAAAGAATATAAAAGCAATGAAGATGATGTTAATCCTTTAGATTTTTTATCATTGAAAGCACTAGACAATGAACAGAAATTTAAAGATTCATATCCAAAATAA
- a CDS encoding RteC domain-containing protein — MTPLNSIISQISIKEVKVSSETSHLIDEAYQMTIYLKEVLHTAREYVVQEGFKNEAEEIEFFRSIKPLILGKLIYYNKVFRIETICPVKDGQMYQKFFMNQLQQLKGQFKKCIFGSHFYRYYRSGRSDRDGEYFLRGKINYGDGLNSYVFEIDHRFSTYYDYKMAQIIANELIYNYLLTKIKPEGSSSSLLQSPDSTKDIFWTDSKNALIELIYALHASGVISHGTIGIRKITLVFQILFRISLGDVHHSFHRMKDRAGARTSFLDHLKSSLEQYMDKGL, encoded by the coding sequence ATGACACCATTGAATTCAATTATTTCCCAAATCAGTATTAAAGAAGTTAAAGTCTCCAGTGAAACTTCTCATCTCATTGATGAGGCTTATCAGATGACTATATATCTTAAAGAAGTCCTGCATACCGCGCGGGAATATGTAGTACAGGAAGGATTTAAAAATGAAGCAGAGGAAATAGAATTTTTCCGGAGTATTAAACCATTAATTTTAGGCAAATTAATTTATTACAATAAGGTATTCCGTATTGAAACCATCTGTCCGGTAAAAGATGGTCAGATGTACCAGAAATTTTTTATGAACCAGCTCCAGCAACTCAAGGGCCAGTTTAAAAAATGTATTTTCGGTTCTCATTTTTATCGTTACTACAGGTCGGGCAGGAGTGACCGTGACGGGGAATATTTTTTAAGAGGAAAGATTAATTACGGTGACGGGCTCAATAGTTATGTTTTTGAAATAGATCACAGGTTTTCTACCTATTATGACTATAAAATGGCACAAATTATTGCCAATGAATTAATTTACAACTATCTGCTGACAAAAATAAAACCAGAAGGTTCTTCTAGTTCATTACTACAGAGTCCTGATTCTACCAAAGATATTTTCTGGACTGATTCAAAAAATGCCCTTATTGAATTAATTTATGCACTTCATGCTTCTGGAGTGATATCACATGGAACGATCGGGATACGTAAAATTACCTTGGTTTTTCAGATACTTTTTCGAATATCTCTGGGTGACGTTCATCATTCGTTTCATCGAATGAAAGACAGGGCAGGAGCCAGGACCTCTTTTCTGGATCATCTGAAATCCTCTTTGGAACAATATATGGACAAAGGACTCTGA
- a CDS encoding helix-turn-helix domain-containing protein has protein sequence MVRHLLVMFLCLIQYTNAQKHINQIPDSLQNRDFDYLFDCIEKQNISRQNQSIYLQTFLIKAKLERNWEELSNAYKNYIYYAPNELKLIYADSMVWAARKSKENEIIGSAYLSKGVAFYGQKRLSEAMNNYLIADQYIAKTNDDYLIYKTKYQIAQIKFYLGYYNEAISLFQQCIDYFKGNNPRAYLNSLHSIGACYKMIGNHALCTSINEKGIAEGIKTGNSEMKFYFIQSEGINQSMINNYEISLNKLQYALPGIRANKDFSNEMVSYFYMGKNHWGLNDKEKALSYFKKVDRGYSEHDYMRPDLRQAYEYMISYYKEKHMLKEQLHYIEKLLDIDKKMHLTYAYLQGKIRKEYDTRDLLKEQQQLKSSLNHRKYNDVIFISIIGIMLLFIIYGKIRCRKNKKESKKNYKELLQKIEEAEKSKNDKGEDVDFSMSRGAEAAVLQSLLKFENSKKFLEKDLTLTKLASYFNTNTKYLSLIIVRHRNKKFNDYINSLKVNYIAQRIRNEKILQNYTHTALAEEAGFSTTRRFVNAFVSCTGITPKYFIEELKKDDIVL, from the coding sequence ATGGTAAGACATTTACTTGTAATGTTTTTGTGTTTAATCCAGTATACAAACGCGCAAAAACATATAAACCAAATTCCTGATTCGTTACAAAATAGAGATTTTGACTATCTTTTTGACTGCATAGAAAAACAGAATATCAGCAGGCAAAATCAATCAATATACCTACAAACCTTTTTGATAAAAGCCAAGTTGGAGAGAAATTGGGAAGAGCTTTCCAATGCGTACAAAAATTATATTTATTATGCCCCAAATGAGCTAAAACTCATCTATGCCGACAGTATGGTTTGGGCAGCCAGAAAATCAAAAGAAAATGAAATTATCGGATCAGCTTATCTATCAAAAGGAGTTGCATTCTATGGCCAAAAACGCCTTTCCGAGGCGATGAACAATTATTTAATAGCAGATCAATATATTGCAAAGACAAATGATGATTACTTAATTTATAAAACAAAATACCAGATTGCACAAATCAAATTTTACCTCGGTTATTATAATGAAGCGATTTCCCTTTTTCAGCAGTGTATTGATTATTTTAAGGGTAATAATCCAAGAGCCTATCTAAATTCTCTGCATTCAATCGGAGCATGTTACAAGATGATTGGCAATCATGCACTATGTACCTCAATTAATGAAAAGGGAATTGCCGAGGGTATAAAGACCGGAAACTCAGAAATGAAATTCTATTTCATCCAGTCTGAAGGAATAAACCAATCCATGATAAACAATTATGAAATTAGTTTAAATAAATTACAATATGCGCTCCCTGGTATTCGTGCCAACAAAGATTTTTCCAATGAGATGGTAAGTTATTTTTACATGGGGAAAAACCATTGGGGTCTGAATGATAAGGAAAAAGCATTGTCGTATTTTAAAAAAGTGGACAGGGGATATTCAGAGCATGATTATATGCGACCTGATTTAAGACAGGCATATGAGTATATGATTTCTTATTATAAAGAAAAACACATGCTCAAAGAGCAGCTCCATTATATCGAAAAATTACTTGATATTGACAAAAAGATGCATTTAACCTACGCCTATCTTCAGGGAAAAATCCGCAAAGAATATGATACTCGGGATCTGCTGAAAGAGCAGCAGCAATTAAAAAGTTCCTTAAATCATCGAAAATACAATGATGTTATATTCATATCTATCATCGGTATTATGTTGCTCTTTATAATCTATGGGAAAATCCGATGCCGTAAAAACAAAAAAGAATCGAAAAAGAATTACAAAGAGCTGCTGCAAAAAATTGAAGAGGCGGAAAAATCTAAAAATGATAAAGGTGAAGATGTAGATTTTTCAATGAGCAGAGGTGCGGAAGCCGCAGTTCTACAATCCTTATTAAAATTTGAGAACAGTAAAAAATTCCTTGAAAAAGATCTGACTCTCACAAAATTAGCCAGCTATTTCAATACTAATACAAAGTACTTATCGCTGATTATTGTCCGTCACAGAAATAAAAAATTCAATGATTACATCAACTCTTTAAAGGTCAACTATATTGCTCAAAGAATTAGAAATGAAAAGATTCTACAGAATTACACGCACACAGCCCTTGCAGAGGAGGCAGGTTTCAGCACAACCAGAAGGTTTGTTAACGCTTTTGTAAGCTGCACGGGAATAACGCCTAAATATTTTATTGAAGAATTGAAAAAGGATGATATCGTATTATAA
- a CDS encoding SusC/RagA family TonB-linked outer membrane protein, which produces MNNFSFYKDGKALYCLIFLWLCLPFSSSYAANFERHFNKAFQQHQIEGTVTDGSAPLPGVTITIKNKSNHAVISDYSGQFSLAAAPYDTLVVSFLGFKTALVPIAGRKKVDISLQFNTSALKEVIVNAGYYSVKEKEKTGSIARITSKDIDKQPVTNFLATMQGRMAGVNITQQTGTAGGGFNIQIRGQNSIRRDGNAPLYIIDGVPYSSEAIGNGLSMSVMSMNTSPLSSINPADIESLEVLKDADATSIYGSRGANGVVLITTKKGKKGKTVFSASFSQGAGSVAHFMKMMNTSQYLSMRREAFANDGIADYPENAYDINGTWDQSRYTNWQKKLLGGTSKITNINASVSGGSAQTQFMVSGTYARETTVLPGDFSYNRVNLRTSLNHASENQRFKLSFTSGYSIGDNLQASRDLTIEATILPPNAPALYDQKGELNWENNTFQNPLRHLNGLSKAKTYDLVANSTLSYTLFKGFDIKSSFGYTDLKHSESSTFPSTIYNPSEGLTSENSYIYYTDTARQSWIIEPQLNWKSEFGPLKTDVLLGSTFQSQNNKSLSMNGSGYSSNSMLYNPSAATDLFILGFDDSVYKYQSLFGRANFNWEDRYILNLTARRDGSSRFGPGNRFAWFGAVGAAWIFSKEKAFEKNSALSFGKIRASYGTTGNDQIGNYQFLNTYSSSGVTYNGILGLQPTRLFNAGFGWETNKKLEIALETGFFNDRIFLTYAYYLNKSSNQLVGIPLPGTTGFAEIQSNLDAVVQNNGIELTLETRNFNSKTFGWTTSFNFSAAKNKLLSFPNLESSTYQNNYVIGRPLNIVKTFHYTGVDPQTGIYTFKDVNGDGILTDTEDKKTIMDLNPKYFGGLQNSIRYQRWKLDFLFQFVKQKNYDIPKTMAVAGTMVNQSTEVLDHWQSAENSGVTQIYTSGANGAAENALYQYTASDAGITDASYIRLKNVALTYEFPEKWLKNIACRATLEGQNLLTITPYKGSDPEFAGIGYLPPLRIITAGLQLNF; this is translated from the coding sequence ATGAATAATTTTTCATTTTACAAGGATGGGAAAGCTCTTTATTGCCTAATTTTTCTCTGGCTTTGTCTGCCTTTCTCATCCTCTTATGCCGCAAATTTTGAACGGCATTTCAATAAAGCATTTCAGCAGCATCAAATAGAAGGCACCGTAACTGATGGAAGTGCTCCCCTGCCGGGTGTTACAATAACCATTAAAAACAAATCAAATCATGCTGTGATATCGGATTACAGCGGACAGTTTTCGCTCGCTGCTGCACCTTATGACACCTTAGTAGTTTCATTTCTCGGTTTTAAAACTGCTCTTGTACCGATTGCCGGAAGGAAAAAAGTAGACATCTCACTACAGTTTAATACCAGTGCTCTTAAAGAAGTTATTGTCAACGCCGGTTACTACTCTGTAAAAGAAAAAGAGAAAACAGGAAGCATTGCCAGAATTACCTCCAAAGATATTGACAAACAGCCTGTGACAAACTTTTTAGCTACCATGCAAGGCAGGATGGCAGGGGTAAATATTACCCAGCAGACCGGAACAGCCGGGGGAGGATTCAATATTCAAATACGCGGTCAGAACAGCATACGAAGGGATGGAAATGCTCCCTTGTATATCATTGACGGAGTGCCCTACTCCAGTGAAGCCATCGGCAACGGATTATCCATGTCGGTAATGTCCATGAACACCAGTCCGCTGAGTTCTATCAATCCCGCGGACATTGAAAGCCTTGAAGTGCTAAAAGATGCTGATGCCACGTCCATATACGGATCACGGGGAGCAAATGGGGTCGTGCTTATTACCACCAAAAAAGGCAAGAAAGGAAAAACGGTCTTCAGTGCATCATTCTCTCAAGGAGCAGGAAGCGTTGCCCATTTTATGAAGATGATGAATACGAGCCAGTACCTATCGATGCGCCGCGAAGCATTTGCCAATGACGGTATTGCCGACTATCCTGAGAACGCCTACGATATCAATGGGACATGGGATCAGAGCCGTTATACCAACTGGCAGAAAAAGTTACTGGGAGGAACCTCTAAAATTACCAATATCAATGCCTCGGTTTCAGGTGGATCTGCTCAAACCCAATTTATGGTGTCGGGCACTTACGCAAGAGAAACAACTGTACTCCCAGGAGACTTCAGCTACAATAGGGTAAATCTTCGCACCAGCCTGAATCATGCCTCCGAGAACCAGCGTTTTAAATTATCTTTTACATCAGGCTATTCCATTGGCGATAATTTACAGGCTTCCAGAGACCTGACCATAGAGGCCACCATCCTGCCTCCCAATGCTCCTGCGCTTTATGATCAAAAGGGGGAACTGAATTGGGAGAACAATACTTTCCAGAATCCCTTGCGCCATCTCAACGGTTTGTCAAAAGCCAAAACCTACGATTTGGTGGCAAATAGTACCTTATCGTATACCCTTTTTAAAGGATTTGATATCAAAAGCAGTTTTGGATACACTGACCTTAAACATAGTGAAAGCAGTACTTTCCCATCCACCATATACAACCCTTCCGAGGGACTGACCAGCGAGAACTCTTATATTTATTATACCGATACAGCAAGGCAATCCTGGATTATAGAGCCTCAGCTCAACTGGAAGAGTGAATTTGGCCCGTTAAAAACAGATGTACTTCTTGGAAGCACCTTTCAAAGTCAGAACAATAAATCGCTGTCGATGAACGGAAGCGGATATTCCAGTAACAGCATGCTGTATAATCCTTCAGCGGCAACCGATCTTTTCATCCTTGGTTTTGACGATTCTGTATACAAATATCAATCCCTGTTTGGGCGCGCTAATTTTAACTGGGAAGACCGCTACATACTCAACCTGACGGCAAGACGCGATGGATCCAGTCGTTTTGGACCGGGAAATCGTTTTGCCTGGTTCGGCGCTGTGGGTGCCGCCTGGATTTTCTCAAAAGAAAAAGCCTTTGAAAAGAATTCTGCTCTAAGTTTTGGTAAAATAAGGGCAAGTTACGGGACAACAGGTAATGATCAGATTGGCAACTACCAGTTTTTGAATACCTATAGCTCATCGGGTGTTACTTACAATGGCATTTTGGGACTACAGCCAACGAGACTCTTCAATGCCGGGTTTGGATGGGAGACCAACAAAAAACTGGAAATCGCATTGGAAACAGGTTTTTTCAATGACCGCATTTTCCTTACCTATGCCTACTATCTTAACAAATCATCTAACCAGTTAGTAGGGATCCCTCTTCCCGGCACTACCGGATTTGCTGAAATACAATCCAATCTTGATGCAGTAGTTCAGAACAACGGTATCGAACTTACTCTTGAAACTAGAAATTTTAACAGTAAAACTTTTGGATGGACTACCTCTTTTAATTTTTCTGCGGCCAAAAATAAACTCTTGTCATTTCCAAATCTTGAGAGTTCCACCTACCAAAATAACTATGTTATCGGCAGGCCGCTTAATATTGTAAAAACCTTCCATTATACGGGAGTTGATCCGCAGACTGGTATTTACACCTTTAAAGACGTAAATGGTGACGGTATATTAACCGATACAGAAGACAAAAAAACAATCATGGATTTAAACCCCAAATATTTTGGAGGACTGCAGAACAGTATTCGCTACCAAAGATGGAAGTTGGATTTTCTATTCCAATTTGTAAAGCAGAAGAATTATGATATTCCAAAAACAATGGCCGTAGCAGGAACGATGGTTAACCAATCAACTGAAGTACTGGATCACTGGCAGTCTGCCGAAAATAGTGGAGTCACTCAAATCTATACTTCAGGAGCAAACGGCGCTGCTGAAAATGCACTTTACCAGTATACAGCCAGTGACGCCGGAATTACCGACGCTTCTTATATCAGGTTAAAAAATGTAGCCTTGACTTATGAATTTCCGGAGAAATGGCTTAAAAATATTGCCTGTAGAGCTACGCTTGAAGGCCAGAATCTTTTGACCATAACCCCGTATAAAGGTTCAGATCCAGAGTTTGCAGGAATTGGCTATTTGCCTCCCCTGCGCATAATTACGGCAGGACTTCAGCTTAATTTTTAA
- a CDS encoding DUF3945 domain-containing protein, producing the protein MSEQTTDKAKFPEELSDILLVFDKEKKKIQAVKGIDQDGNLQTVDPTKKNQNQFMRVDRQGDLFSNFFSNFFSQLKNPTNFMFFKVPAPLAVNAAKELREQVNNPTPEFEQILKNNEIRMEELKSNKQENKDIMETTQTNPEAGEYKYKPEQIDWETMNHLGLSKDKLEKMNLLDPMLKGYKTNELVPISLNLGTAVTRLDARLSLKLNNAGEVVVAIHGIRKGPNLNYPFFGHEFTKEDKDNLIRTGNMGRTVDLINPKTNEIQPSLISVDRLTNEVVAFRRDYIKIPEEIKGVKLSEDQKQTLLEGKPLFIEGMVSKKGDAFDATVQFNADKRFVEFLFDRNNTNKQTVDNVQNQTLEASKTFRGKELDDTQYQKLNEGQTVYLSGLVDKKGKEYNGYITFNKETSKIDFSFQNPDKINEQAQPAEGYKTQTAVNSEGKNNEATKNSKETLKSGQTSPDNKKQLEEQEVSENTVKAKGRKM; encoded by the coding sequence ATGAGTGAACAAACCACAGATAAAGCAAAATTTCCCGAAGAGCTATCGGATATACTATTGGTATTCGATAAAGAGAAAAAGAAAATTCAAGCGGTAAAGGGTATTGATCAAGATGGTAATCTGCAAACTGTTGACCCCACAAAGAAAAATCAGAATCAGTTTATGCGTGTAGACCGGCAGGGGGATTTGTTTTCCAACTTCTTTTCCAATTTTTTCAGCCAGCTTAAGAATCCTACCAATTTCATGTTCTTCAAAGTGCCAGCACCATTGGCTGTTAATGCGGCAAAAGAACTGCGGGAACAAGTTAATAATCCAACCCCTGAGTTTGAACAAATCTTAAAAAATAATGAGATTAGGATGGAAGAACTAAAAAGTAATAAACAAGAAAATAAAGATATTATGGAAACAACACAGACAAATCCGGAAGCCGGTGAATACAAATATAAACCGGAACAGATTGATTGGGAAACTATGAACCATCTGGGACTTAGTAAAGACAAGCTTGAAAAAATGAACCTGCTTGACCCGATGCTTAAAGGATACAAAACAAATGAGCTGGTACCGATCAGCTTGAACCTTGGAACCGCGGTTACCCGTCTGGATGCCCGTCTATCGCTTAAACTCAATAATGCGGGAGAAGTTGTAGTGGCCATTCACGGTATCCGCAAAGGACCAAATCTAAATTATCCCTTCTTCGGGCATGAATTCACCAAGGAAGATAAAGATAATCTTATCCGAACAGGTAACATGGGGCGCACCGTGGATCTGATCAATCCTAAAACAAATGAAATACAGCCCTCCCTAATCAGCGTGGACAGATTGACCAATGAAGTGGTAGCCTTTCGCCGTGATTATATTAAAATCCCCGAGGAAATTAAAGGCGTAAAACTCAGCGAAGATCAAAAGCAGACCCTGCTGGAAGGAAAACCACTTTTTATTGAAGGCATGGTTTCCAAAAAAGGAGATGCATTTGATGCAACGGTACAATTCAATGCTGATAAACGTTTTGTAGAATTCCTATTTGACAGAAACAATACCAATAAACAAACCGTGGATAATGTACAGAATCAAACACTGGAAGCCTCGAAAACTTTTAGAGGAAAAGAACTCGATGATACACAATACCAAAAACTCAACGAAGGACAGACTGTTTACCTCAGCGGACTCGTGGATAAGAAAGGGAAGGAGTATAATGGGTACATTACTTTTAACAAAGAAACCAGTAAAATAGACTTTTCTTTTCAAAATCCAGATAAAATCAATGAACAGGCACAACCTGCAGAAGGATATAAAACCCAGACTGCGGTCAACTCTGAAGGAAAAAACAATGAAGCGACCAAGAATTCCAAAGAAACTCTGAAATCCGGGCAGACTAGTCCCGATAACAAAAAGCAACTGGAAGAGCAGGAAGTATCTGAAAACACTGTCAAAGCAAAAGGTCGTAAAATGTAA
- a CDS encoding helix-turn-helix domain-containing protein: MNLDRIEFMAWMERIMERFDVLMELLKDTKNQHTSFEGEELLDNQDLLQMLKISARSLQRYRSSGRLPYYTISGKIYYKLSDVHQFVRESFSVQRNNIKANK; the protein is encoded by the coding sequence ATGAATTTGGATAGAATAGAATTTATGGCATGGATGGAGCGAATCATGGAAAGGTTTGATGTGCTTATGGAATTGCTAAAGGACACTAAAAATCAACATACCAGTTTTGAGGGTGAAGAGCTGCTTGATAATCAGGACCTTTTACAAATGCTGAAAATAAGTGCCAGATCCCTGCAGCGTTACCGATCATCAGGCAGGCTTCCTTACTACACTATCAGTGGAAAAATATATTATAAACTCTCTGATGTTCACCAGTTCGTTAGAGAAAGCTTCTCGGTGCAGCGCAATAACATAAAAGCCAATAAATGA
- a CDS encoding molybdenum ABC transporter permease: MNRDNAVLTIFGVLALIIGIALKLFVGRRVFYRRNPSGAEGFKNYRNALLTPFWESILAFIGGLLIILGVLALAFAKWML; this comes from the coding sequence ATGAATAGAGATAATGCCGTATTAACTATTTTCGGTGTATTGGCACTAATAATTGGAATCGCCCTTAAGCTATTTGTTGGCAGAAGAGTATTCTATCGTCGTAATCCTTCGGGAGCAGAGGGTTTTAAAAATTATCGTAATGCTTTGCTGACACCATTTTGGGAGAGTATACTAGCATTTATCGGCGGACTGCTTATTATTCTTGGAGTATTGGCGCTCGCATTTGCCAAGTGGATGCTCTAA
- a CDS encoding XRE family transcriptional regulator yields the protein MIKYRAEELKLLNIQIGCVLKLARLKKEISQESLGLSIDSDKTKIARLERYAHATNWDTIYSVSQELGVDFCSLFILKSKSEILAIVDECIKLDKKLSKMKITYYENLKNTISNIKT from the coding sequence ATGATTAAATATAGAGCAGAAGAACTAAAACTTTTAAATATTCAGATTGGTTGTGTTTTAAAGTTAGCAAGACTGAAGAAAGAAATTTCTCAAGAAAGTCTAGGATTATCAATTGATTCTGATAAGACTAAAATTGCTAGATTGGAAAGATATGCACACGCAACTAACTGGGATACAATTTATTCTGTAAGTCAAGAATTAGGCGTTGATTTCTGTAGTCTGTTTATACTCAAAAGCAAAAGTGAAATATTAGCGATTGTTGACGAATGTATAAAGCTAGATAAAAAGCTCAGTAAAATGAAGATTACATACTATGAAAATTTAAAAAATACTATATCCAATATTAAAACATAA
- a CDS encoding helix-turn-helix transcriptional regulator, with product MGNKTDKFWLTQLKAAYLKDITSVKAGNALFVPGWLSLVFVVAGTIRFKEGSCTVELSAGDLFLVPSAAKLDAVPSPAQICLLCCAIEFVNNIRIVKFGFGYAKAIPYQDAFVLSLMLAEGGYMISLFEILTRNISNKDAVFQDELILLCVSMILYEYIELRFKYDKNTQKVPYSEKIVRSFIKQVQNNCVAHHDVKFYADALFVSKGHLGKLVRSNLGISAKYFIELAIISESYLLLEDDGLSITDIAEKLHFDSCSSFSGFFKKHTKLTPTQYRRSLKF from the coding sequence TTGGGGAATAAAACAGATAAATTCTGGTTAACACAATTAAAAGCAGCATACCTTAAAGATATCACATCTGTAAAGGCGGGTAATGCACTTTTTGTCCCAGGCTGGCTGTCGCTGGTTTTTGTGGTCGCCGGCACTATCCGTTTTAAAGAAGGATCTTGCACTGTTGAGCTTTCTGCTGGAGATCTTTTTCTTGTTCCCAGTGCGGCAAAACTTGATGCTGTTCCTTCGCCTGCTCAGATTTGTCTGCTCTGTTGTGCAATAGAATTTGTAAATAATATCAGGATTGTAAAGTTTGGATTTGGTTATGCAAAAGCGATACCTTATCAGGACGCCTTTGTCTTGTCGCTGATGCTGGCTGAAGGAGGTTATATGATTTCACTTTTTGAAATTCTTACTAGAAATATTTCCAATAAAGATGCGGTTTTCCAAGATGAACTGATTCTGTTGTGTGTCAGTATGATACTCTACGAATATATTGAACTACGCTTTAAATATGATAAAAATACCCAAAAGGTCCCCTACAGTGAAAAAATCGTCAGGAGTTTTATCAAACAGGTTCAGAACAATTGTGTAGCGCATCATGATGTAAAATTTTATGCTGATGCCCTTTTTGTAAGCAAGGGACATCTGGGCAAATTAGTTCGAAGTAATTTGGGTATATCTGCCAAATACTTCATAGAGTTGGCTATTATTTCAGAATCGTACCTACTGCTGGAAGACGATGGACTTTCCATAACTGATATAGCCGAGAAACTTCACTTTGACAGTTGTTCATCCTTCAGCGGTTTTTTTAAAAAGCATACCAAACTAACACCCACCCAATATCGTAGAAGTCTCAAATTTTAA